cGGGTCTCCATAGGAACCTATGTGTGGTAGCCTTGGATCATTCAGGAGGACTGAGGATGCCGCACATACCATCCGGCTCCCCCGATCCTTGCTAGAGGGagctggtgcatggctgggagaGTGTGCTCCCGGTTTTTGAGTTCCCAGCTTCTGTGTTCACAAATGTGTGCGATTGACATTATGATTTCATGCATTAGCTCGAGGTGCATGCTGTTTTCAGCAGGCACTCAGCGGCAATGGCGCCATCTTTAAATACCTGACCACTGGCATCAATTTACATTAGGTGGTCGGGAAAGTGTTAAATATTGtatgtagattttttattttaactataTCCCTCGTATAATACATTGCAATACttctgtactgcactgtattatgCCAGTCAGTGTAATGCTGACAGGAATCCTACTACGTCCAGCCTCTGACCACTGTTAGGCCTCTGACAGCTATTGATCTGCTATTATCACATTTGGCCCTGGCTGACATTGATCTGTGGCCGTGGTTTGGTGAAGGTGTGACAGAGGGCATCCTCTCTCTACCTGACCAAGGAGTTAAACACCCGTGGCAGCAGAAGCCTAGCTTTATATTACAGCAGGCTCTTGCTGCAGATAGCACAGCCATAGCCATGCCTATACATCTAGCTGCTTTCctatatggcaaatacagtacatAACAACATAGTACACAGACactcacatactgtatataaaggCCACATCAATTCCTTGTAGTTAGTGAATTATCATTAAAAAAGAAGAAGCCAGTATGAATATGACATGGTTTATTTCATAATACTGTCAGGAATATACTGGGGAGAAGGCCTCTCCATCTGTTGGTGTTTGAGGAGAAAGAAATAGTCTGAATAGCTCTTCCCACAGTGGGAGCATATATATAACTTCTCCTGTTTGTGGATTTTCAAATGCTGGTCAAGTGCAAATTTCCGTGTAAACTTCTTCCCACACCCATTGCACTCGTATGGTTTCTCCCCAGTGTGGATTCTGGAATGCACGCTCAGATTTGATGAGTTGGTGAAGGTTTTGTTGCACTCAGAACATTTGTAGAGCTTCTCTCCAGAGTGGCTTTTCTGATGTCGGTAGAGGCTCGATCTGTGGGAGAACCTACGAGTACAAAATTTACACCCATATGGCTTGTCGCTCATACCCGTCATGTGTGGGTCAAATGCTGGTGGATAAGACATGCTGTCAAGCTCAGTGCTGGCTTCCTCTTCCATATCACAATGAAATGTATCTGAGCCATCCATTAGAAAATCATTCAAGTCTTCTACATCAGCTGTAGTAGCTGCATTACCAGAGTCTTTGCTGGAAACATTCTGGAAATTCTCCACACTGATGTCTAGAGGAGATCCCTCAAGATGTTGTCTTTCAGATATGTTTTGGGCTGGTTGAGAACTTGTTACCCCAGACTCTTGTTCTGGAAGTAAAGGTGCGGTGGAGTTGTCTATGTGCTTATTGTCAGGCACATCTACTGAGGAACAAGGACAGAGACATGTCATGTTAACTCTTGAGATAGCTGAGATTAAGATTATAGCTGGGTTCAAGACCTGTGACTGTGATGACGCTGACAACAAAGTCACTTTCTCTATGTGCATCAATAGCTTTGGATTGATATGGATGGATCTTTACATTTACAGCTTGCATTACATTACTTGCATTAATttaaaggacctttcaccagaataaaacttctaaagtaactatacagacatgtagagcggcgcccagggactcccctgcacttactgttatacctgggcgccgctccgttctcccgttattgtcTCCGgtttctttacagttaggctccacccaggggaacctgccgtcggctcattctcccatgctgcagcgctggccaatcacagagctcagctcatagcctgagagagaaaaaagcatctcaggctatgagctgagcgctgtgattggccagcgctacagcatgggagaaggaggcgccggcaggttcccctgggtggaacctaactatgaagataccggaggctatagcgggagaacggagcggcgcccaggtataacagtaagtgcaggggggtccctgggcgccgctctacatgcctgtatagttactttagaagttttattctggtgaaaggtcctctataaTGCCATAAAAGCTCAAAAAGATAGCAGATGTTTATAGATATCCTTAGGCTTAGTGTACTGGCTTTAACTGACAGTTCAAAAGAATGAAAAGTAATAAGTATGTGTAAAAACAGTCAGACATATATAAGCATAAAATATACaacaaaaattgaattatttttttacaaaacatGCACCATATGACCAGAAACAACATGTTATCCGCAAACCATGTCACAACATTGTCTAGGACAATCAGTAttagtaaaaatataaataaaaccctAAGTTACAGTAGGCTGGATCCTCAAGGGCTTCATGTGCTTACTTGTGTTAACAGTGTACTCCTCCTTCCCACTATCTGGCTGTGTAGCCTGCGGCACACCTGCTTCTAGTCATGTTTGGGCTACAGGATGGGGAAACCACTTTACATCTCCATCACAATCTCATCCAGAAATATGACAAGAACTTGCCTCTCGGATTACACACAGCAAAATGTCAACTTCTAGCTCTATGTTATAGGAGCCTAAGCATCCTTGTCCTGGTGCATAGAGCGGTCTTCAGAGTATCATACCTACCATTTTAGACCTCCATCTGCGTGGAGGGAAGACTCCTTTATTTTGCTCTCTTTTTCGATGCACGTCATGCTCCAACTGATGGCTTTTTACGCAAAATTTTACTTCTAGTAGCAGTATTGTAATCCCTTAATGACCAGCCTGCTAGCCTTTGTGACCaagcattttttataaaattttttctTCCATTGTTGTCTTCCAAGAGTTatagcttttttacttttttttttccatcaatgtagctgtatgagggcttgttttatgcgggacaagttgtacagtAGTTTTAATGGCACTATCGTGGGGTTGGGATTTTGGGGtaggtctgcattgttaatatcATGCGGCCATCAGCAATGCAGaatgactaagggtactttcatactagcggtattcctttccggcactgagttccatcctaggggctctatactggaaaagaacttatcagttttatccccatgcattcggaatggagagcaatccgttcaggatgcatcaggatgtcttcagttcagtctttttgactgttcaggacggagataataccgcagcatgcttttGCTCATACATGCTTTTGATTTGCTATTTCATggagaatacaagtatttactcaAATAGACAATTCAGGAGAGCTAAAAGCTATTATATGACTTGTAACATGCATTTTTTAGATTCCCCTTTTCAGGttccatatacagtataattGTCAGATTTACCTGATCTAGCGGCTGGAAACTAGATGCTACCATATCTCTCACACACAGAGAAGTGGTTATCCTGCTCCCATATTATTACCTGTCATATACAGAGAAGCAGCAGCATGGAATACATTATAGAGAAGTACTGAGCACTACAGATGTGAACAAATCACTTTGGGTGAGATGTAAGCCTTACTGTCAACTGCTCCAGCCTTTTTATCCATGCCTCTGCCTGTCTCACTGCAGTTCACTCCtacccctctccatagacttataCGGGCAcctgtaatctgatccttcagtgagctggCAGTCGATCTTGGACTCTCAAGAGATATTTTATCACAGAATTCAAAAAGAATGTAGGAGGTGAGGATCAGGAAATGAGCCTGATTAGTGGTGAAAAGTGGTGgcattttctctgataagatatactATGAAGTTTCTTACAGTATATTTACCtgaactattgatttatgcaaaggtTGTTGAAAGTTTGGTGACCATTCatggaaaaacagaaaaataaaagtaatacAGAAACCCTGTACAATAATGAACACAAATTTCTCACCTAAATTTACAACTTCTTCAGATTTATTAACACTACAAGGTTTGCTCTCTGCTTCATTATTGGCATCAGATGTAGATACCTGGTTTAGATAGAAGTGGAAAGAAGAATTTGAAAATATTAAGCGTCATAGATTCCATAAATTATGACAGAAAAACTGACACCTTTATGAAGTCTAAAGAAGTCCATAGGGCCACAAGAgatttattattaaaggggttttccaagactttcatactgatgagctatcttcaggataggtcatcagtatctgatcggttgtAGTCCACTCGGTACCCCGggagatcaactgtttgagaaggcacaagtGCTCACAGCggcgccatggccttctctcagttcaccaagcacagcactgtgtatagtacactttaatagggctgagctgccccTAGGCCGATGAACAAGACGACACATGGTCTAGGCTAAGCTGCGAGtaggctgtggc
The sequence above is a segment of the Bufo gargarizans isolate SCDJY-AF-19 chromosome 6, ASM1485885v1, whole genome shotgun sequence genome. Coding sequences within it:
- the LOC122940928 gene encoding zinc finger protein 79-like, coding for MSELGNENEASQFSGLGPSKENSALPESEDTLLSVSTSDANNEAESKPCSVNKSEEVVNLVDVPDNKHIDNSTAPLLPEQESGVTSSQPAQNISERQHLEGSPLDISVENFQNVSSKDSGNAATTADVEDLNDFLMDGSDTFHCDMEEEASTELDSMSYPPAFDPHMTGMSDKPYGCKFCTRRFSHRSSLYRHQKSHSGEKLYKCSECNKTFTNSSNLSVHSRIHTGEKPYECNGCGKKFTRKFALDQHLKIHKQEKLYICSHCGKSYSDYFFLLKHQQMERPSPQYIPDSIMK